A window of the Thermoleophilia bacterium SCSIO 60948 genome harbors these coding sequences:
- a CDS encoding aldehyde dehydrogenase codes for MERSAGRERWGAMIGGEWVEPTPSDETFGVTDPATGTEIARVIAGDAQLVDRAVADSRRAFAEWRALPPRERGRLMRAVAAKIRDHVDELAALEALEVGKPKRDALRFDVSFSHAGYDYFAGLADTLHGEILDQGAIEARVIYEPYGVVAAILPFNWPPIHFTKKCAPALAAGNTVIVKPGEQAPLTVLRLVELANEVLPPGVINAVPGIAAGGALSSHPRVERITFTGATATGRRVLQSASENLTFATMELGGKNALMVLEDADLEVATDVALEGMFYNQGEACTSTARILVHDSVYDEFLERFTEATSRLVVGDGLDAATDIGPMVDANQRDKVLAFVETGLAEGARKSFEGSVPDDERFAGGYWVPPTILTDVAPESTLGQEEIFGPVACFMRFSTEDEAIEIANGTAYGLTAAIISRDETRAYRIAERLEAGMVFVNNYMRRAFLGSPFGGVKGSGFGRENAAETLHEFVRSKNIRFPSGKAPVPKWPPRH; via the coding sequence ATGGAGCGCTCGGCCGGGCGCGAGCGCTGGGGGGCGATGATCGGCGGCGAGTGGGTCGAGCCGACGCCGTCGGACGAGACGTTCGGCGTCACCGACCCGGCGACCGGCACCGAGATCGCGCGCGTGATCGCTGGCGACGCGCAGCTCGTCGACCGAGCCGTCGCCGATTCGCGGCGCGCGTTCGCCGAGTGGCGCGCGCTACCGCCGCGCGAGCGCGGCCGGCTGATGCGGGCGGTCGCGGCGAAGATCCGCGACCACGTCGACGAGCTCGCGGCGCTCGAGGCGCTCGAGGTCGGCAAGCCGAAGCGCGATGCGTTGCGCTTCGACGTCTCCTTCTCCCACGCGGGCTACGACTACTTCGCCGGCCTCGCCGACACGCTCCACGGCGAGATCCTCGACCAGGGCGCGATCGAGGCGCGGGTCATCTACGAGCCCTACGGGGTCGTCGCCGCGATCCTCCCCTTCAACTGGCCGCCGATCCACTTCACGAAGAAGTGCGCCCCGGCGCTCGCGGCCGGCAACACGGTGATCGTCAAGCCGGGCGAGCAGGCGCCGCTGACGGTGCTGCGGCTGGTCGAGCTCGCGAACGAGGTCCTGCCTCCCGGAGTGATCAACGCGGTGCCTGGGATCGCGGCCGGCGGCGCGCTGTCGAGCCACCCGCGAGTCGAGCGGATCACGTTCACCGGCGCGACGGCGACCGGTCGGCGGGTGCTTCAGTCGGCCTCGGAGAACCTGACCTTCGCGACGATGGAGCTCGGCGGCAAGAACGCGCTGATGGTGCTCGAGGACGCCGATCTCGAGGTGGCGACGGACGTCGCGCTCGAGGGAATGTTCTACAACCAGGGCGAGGCTTGCACCTCGACCGCGCGGATCCTCGTCCACGACTCGGTCTACGACGAGTTCCTCGAGCGCTTCACCGAGGCGACGTCGCGGCTCGTGGTCGGCGACGGACTCGACGCCGCGACCGACATCGGCCCGATGGTCGACGCGAACCAGCGCGACAAGGTCCTCGCGTTCGTCGAGACCGGCCTGGCCGAGGGCGCGCGCAAGTCCTTCGAGGGCAGCGTGCCCGACGACGAGCGGTTCGCCGGCGGCTACTGGGTCCCGCCGACGATCCTCACCGACGTCGCGCCCGAGTCGACGCTCGGCCAGGAGGAGATCTTCGGCCCCGTCGCCTGCTTCATGCGCTTCTCGACCGAGGACGAGGCGATCGAGATCGCCAACGGCACCGCCTACGGCCTGACCGCCGCGATCATCAGCCGCGACGAGACCCGCGCCTACCGGATCGCCGAGCGGCTCGAGGCCGGGATGGTCTTCGTCAACAACTACATGCGCCGCGCCTTCCTCGGCTCCCCGTTCGGCGGCGTCAAGGGCTCGGGCTTCGGCCGCGAGAACGCGGCCGAGACCCTCCACGAGTTCGTCCGCTCGAAGAACATCCGCTTCCCGAGTGGCAAGGCCCCCGTGCCGAAGTGGCCGCCGCGGCACTGA
- a CDS encoding NAD(P)-dependent oxidoreductase, protein MGGTNGDGDSRALRLGWVGTGRMGYALASRLLDAGHDVAVYNRTRAKAEPLAQLGATIVDTPAELADRDIVFTMVAGSDDFRAVVTGPEGLLSNPGQQPRIIVDSTTIAPAAAEEVRAVASERGTAILAAPVSGNPKVVSSGRLTVVVSGPADAWGEARPLLELFGKGVTYVGEGELARTAKICHNLMLGVVSQCLAEITVLAEKAGIEREDLLEFINGSVMGSMFTRYKTPAFVNLDYSPTFTPILLQKDFDLGFELAHDLEVPMPVAATTAQAVQALIGSGHTTEDFAMLLDQQARLSGLELEPREVEVSDGLEPLETESAQA, encoded by the coding sequence ATGGGCGGGACCAACGGCGATGGCGACTCACGCGCGCTGCGGCTCGGATGGGTCGGCACCGGCCGGATGGGCTACGCGCTCGCCAGCCGTCTGCTCGATGCGGGCCATGACGTCGCCGTCTACAACCGCACCCGCGCCAAGGCCGAGCCCTTGGCTCAGCTCGGCGCGACGATCGTCGACACACCCGCGGAGCTCGCCGACCGCGACATCGTCTTCACGATGGTCGCGGGGTCCGACGACTTCCGCGCCGTCGTCACCGGTCCCGAGGGCCTGCTCTCGAACCCCGGGCAGCAGCCGCGGATCATCGTCGACTCGACGACGATCGCACCGGCCGCGGCCGAGGAGGTCCGGGCCGTCGCCTCCGAGCGCGGTACGGCGATCCTCGCGGCACCCGTCAGCGGCAACCCGAAGGTCGTCTCATCCGGGCGACTGACGGTCGTCGTCTCCGGCCCCGCCGACGCCTGGGGGGAGGCTCGACCGCTGCTCGAGCTGTTCGGCAAGGGCGTGACCTACGTCGGTGAGGGCGAGCTCGCCCGCACGGCGAAGATCTGCCACAACCTGATGCTCGGCGTCGTCAGCCAGTGCCTGGCCGAGATCACCGTGCTGGCCGAGAAGGCAGGGATCGAGCGCGAGGATCTGCTCGAGTTCATCAATGGCAGCGTCATGGGCTCGATGTTCACGCGCTACAAGACGCCGGCCTTCGTCAACCTCGACTATTCGCCGACCTTCACGCCGATTCTGCTGCAGAAGGACTTCGACCTCGGGTTCGAGCTCGCGCACGACCTCGAGGTGCCGATGCCGGTCGCCGCGACGACGGCGCAGGCGGTCCAGGCGCTGATCGGCTCCGGGCACACGACGGAGGACTTCGCGATGCTGCTCGATCAGCAGGCCCGGCTGTCGGGCCTCGAGCTGGAGCCGCGCGAGGTCGAGGTCTCCGACGGACTCGAGCCGCTCGAGACCGAGAGCGCGCAGGCTTAG
- a CDS encoding aminopeptidase P family protein, translating to MGLPTYGFMGVDWEERVRFDRLREERLARAQAELAASELGAVLCFDMSNIRYITATHIGTWASDKLNRFCLLPQGDPPIMWDFGSAARHHKLYNPWLGDERSHAGISTMRGAFSPESGRAESVAEKIRVELEARGLLGEPVGVDAVEPAVLFALQDAGINVVDGQQLMQRARMIKTQDEITLLNSACAMVDAAYEELYRFMRPGVRENECVGLVNKVLYDLGSEFVEGVNAISGERCSPHPHVYTDRMLRPGDPAYFDILHSFNGYRTCYYRTFSIGSGSRSLLDAYKRCRYYLDAAIAMIKPGVTTGDVVELWPQAQEFGFPDEEAAFALQFGHGVGLTIWEKPIFSRLVSLEHPEEIKEGMVFALETFWPASDGWQAARIEEQLVVTADGCEVITRFPAEDLLIAGKPYYTVGGNLSLERETQSNLNSELDAGGQVASPKPPSDAPPMPTGDAGATTY from the coding sequence ATGGGACTGCCTACCTACGGCTTCATGGGGGTCGACTGGGAGGAGCGGGTGCGCTTCGACCGGTTGCGCGAGGAGCGCCTCGCCCGCGCCCAGGCAGAGCTCGCGGCCTCCGAGCTCGGAGCGGTCCTGTGCTTCGACATGTCGAACATCCGTTACATCACGGCGACCCACATCGGCACCTGGGCCTCCGACAAGCTCAACCGCTTCTGCCTGCTCCCCCAGGGCGACCCGCCGATCATGTGGGACTTCGGCTCGGCCGCTCGCCACCACAAGCTCTACAACCCGTGGCTCGGCGACGAGCGCTCGCACGCAGGTATCTCGACGATGCGCGGCGCCTTCTCGCCCGAGTCCGGCCGCGCCGAGTCGGTCGCGGAGAAGATCCGCGTCGAGCTCGAAGCTCGCGGCCTGCTCGGCGAGCCTGTCGGGGTCGACGCGGTCGAGCCGGCCGTCCTGTTCGCACTCCAGGACGCCGGGATCAACGTCGTCGACGGCCAGCAGCTGATGCAGCGCGCGCGGATGATCAAGACGCAGGACGAGATCACGCTGCTGAACTCGGCCTGCGCGATGGTCGACGCGGCCTACGAGGAGCTCTACCGCTTCATGCGGCCGGGCGTGCGCGAGAACGAGTGCGTCGGGCTCGTCAACAAGGTCCTCTACGACCTCGGCTCGGAGTTCGTCGAGGGCGTCAACGCGATCTCGGGCGAGCGCTGCTCGCCGCACCCCCACGTCTACACGGACCGGATGCTGCGGCCGGGCGACCCCGCCTACTTCGACATCCTGCACTCGTTCAACGGCTACCGCACGTGCTACTACCGCACGTTCTCGATCGGCTCCGGGTCGCGCTCGCTGCTCGATGCCTACAAGCGCTGTCGCTATTACCTCGACGCCGCGATCGCGATGATCAAGCCGGGCGTGACGACGGGCGACGTCGTCGAGTTGTGGCCGCAGGCGCAGGAGTTCGGCTTCCCCGACGAGGAGGCGGCGTTCGCGCTCCAGTTCGGCCACGGCGTCGGCCTGACGATCTGGGAGAAGCCGATCTTCAGCCGCCTCGTCTCACTCGAGCATCCGGAGGAGATCAAGGAGGGGATGGTGTTCGCGCTCGAGACCTTCTGGCCGGCGTCCGACGGCTGGCAGGCGGCGCGGATCGAGGAGCAGCTCGTCGTCACCGCCGACGGCTGCGAGGTGATCACGCGATTCCCGGCGGAGGACCTGCTGATCGCGGGCAAGCCGTACTACACGGTCGGCGGGAACCTCTCGCTCGAGCGCGAGACCCAGTCGAACCTGAACTCGGAGCTCGACGCGGGCGGCCAGGTCGCATCGCCGAAGCCGCCGTCAGACGCGCCGCCGATGCCGACCGGCGACGCCGGGGCGACGACCTACTAG